One segment of Nitrospira sp. DNA contains the following:
- the fliD gene encoding flagellar filament capping protein FliD translates to MATISFGGLGNGLDFGQVVEQLVKVARLPVNSLTEKKGALNSKSTDYATLSTKLIGLQSAADKLRLSTSFDRTTTSVSDTSALSAVGSSTATSGTYSLKITQLAQSHQITNKAAKTVATTTTDIVGGASGTFTFKVGSGTDQTVTLSDTATLEDLKSAINDLGAGATASIINTGTDTTPAYRLVLTSSTTGASNGITIVADNTTLDFLNSSGTGGIDTLQAAQDAIAIVGDPTLNPVTVTRSTNAISDAIAGVTLTLLETTGTSTVQVNVSRDVTAVKDNIKGLATAYNDVLKYITERTTYDVATKKGGNFFGEPTVRGVLSQIRTALSSSISGAGSLNTVGALGFKTDREGTITVDEAKLDTALSASYSNVRTLFVNQTGSAGVAQLLNTAVDSLTNVASGQLTLRKNGLAKQITSLSADILRKEDAVTKYEDRLKAQYAALDGLLKRLQSQSSSIQSNSSNRN, encoded by the coding sequence ATGGCGACGATCAGTTTCGGCGGATTGGGCAACGGACTTGATTTCGGTCAAGTCGTGGAGCAACTGGTAAAGGTTGCACGCCTCCCGGTTAACAGCTTGACCGAGAAAAAAGGCGCCCTGAACTCAAAGTCGACCGATTACGCGACGCTAAGCACCAAGTTGATTGGCCTCCAGAGTGCCGCGGATAAGCTGCGGCTCTCAACCTCGTTCGACCGGACCACGACGAGCGTGTCCGATACCAGTGCGTTGAGCGCCGTCGGCTCCTCCACTGCCACATCGGGCACGTACTCGCTCAAGATCACCCAGCTCGCTCAGTCCCATCAAATCACGAACAAAGCCGCCAAAACCGTCGCCACGACCACGACCGATATCGTCGGAGGGGCCTCCGGGACCTTTACATTTAAAGTCGGCAGCGGAACCGACCAGACGGTAACGCTCAGCGACACGGCGACGCTGGAAGATCTCAAAAGTGCGATTAATGACCTCGGCGCCGGGGCCACAGCATCAATTATCAATACCGGGACCGATACGACTCCGGCCTATCGTCTCGTCCTCACGTCCTCGACCACCGGAGCTTCCAACGGCATCACCATTGTCGCAGACAATACGACGCTAGATTTTTTGAACAGCAGCGGAACCGGGGGCATCGATACCCTGCAAGCAGCCCAAGATGCCATCGCCATCGTCGGAGATCCTACGCTGAATCCCGTCACGGTAACACGGAGCACCAATGCCATCTCCGATGCCATTGCCGGCGTCACCCTCACATTGCTGGAGACAACCGGAACCTCGACTGTTCAAGTGAATGTGAGCCGGGATGTCACCGCGGTGAAGGACAACATTAAAGGTCTCGCGACCGCCTATAACGACGTTCTCAAATACATCACTGAGCGGACGACCTACGATGTGGCCACAAAAAAAGGCGGCAATTTCTTCGGGGAACCAACCGTTCGCGGGGTGCTGTCCCAGATTCGTACGGCACTGTCTTCATCCATATCCGGGGCAGGATCTCTGAATACCGTCGGAGCGCTGGGTTTCAAGACGGATCGAGAGGGAACCATCACCGTCGATGAAGCGAAACTCGATACCGCATTGAGCGCGAGTTACAGCAATGTCCGGACCTTATTTGTCAACCAAACCGGGAGCGCCGGGGTCGCCCAACTGCTCAACACGGCGGTGGACTCCTTGACTAATGTCGCATCCGGTCAATTGACATTGAGAAAGAACGGACTGGCTAAGCAGATTACCAGCCTGTCCGCAGACATTCTCAGAAAAGAAGATGCCGTCACCAAATACGAAGATCGGCTCAAGGCACAATATGCGGCGCTGGATGGTCTCCTCAAACGACTCCAGAGCCAAAGCAGCTCGATTCAATCAAATTCCTCGAACCGGAACTGA
- a CDS encoding flagellar protein FlaG yields MITSVTGKADLLTTPARGGEPDHAAAKEPTAARTQSDTDNQPTAPIDRATLEQAVAKVSEEIKSHDTNLKFEIDDSTDRVIVKVIEKDSGEVIRQFPPKEVLNLAKYFNSSKGLLLKEQA; encoded by the coding sequence ATGATTACATCAGTAACCGGCAAAGCAGATCTCCTGACCACACCTGCCCGCGGGGGTGAACCGGATCATGCAGCGGCCAAAGAGCCGACTGCCGCACGGACGCAATCTGATACCGACAACCAGCCAACCGCCCCGATCGATCGGGCGACCCTCGAACAGGCGGTGGCGAAGGTCAGTGAAGAGATTAAATCGCACGATACGAATCTGAAGTTTGAAATCGATGATTCGACAGATCGGGTGATTGTTAAAGTCATCGAAAAAGATTCGGGGGAAGTGATTCGCCAATTCCCTCCGAAAGAGGTCCTGAACTTGGCCAAGTATTTCAACAGCTCCAAGGGTTTGCTGCTCAAAGAGCAAGCCTGA
- a CDS encoding chemotaxis protein — protein MSTLINEIDARTRLAGANQMELLLFHLGTGEVFGINVFKVREVMKLPPLTRVPEADGRVLGMANIRGTMVPVIALRRTLGLGEQDVDLTKPECKENGILIITEYNGSLQAFHVAAVDRIIRTSWSKIKTPPALVRENNKGAVTAVTMLDDSRMVLILDVEKVLSDICPRPDEEVYAGLAERPELKTKCVLFADDSSVARTQIRKALEKMGVAYIQTTTGKEAWDYLTELAEDAVNQGLSQVDRIQLILSDIEMPDMDGFTLTKHIRSDPRLAHLPVVLHSSLTGSCNQEKGAQVGATDYVTKFDPKEFSSKLTRYIL, from the coding sequence ATGTCTACGCTGATCAATGAAATCGATGCACGCACGAGACTGGCGGGAGCCAATCAGATGGAACTGCTCTTGTTCCATCTGGGCACCGGTGAAGTCTTCGGCATTAACGTGTTCAAAGTCCGCGAGGTCATGAAATTGCCGCCCCTGACCAGAGTGCCGGAAGCCGACGGCCGCGTCCTGGGCATGGCCAATATCCGAGGGACCATGGTGCCGGTCATCGCCCTGAGACGCACGCTGGGATTGGGTGAGCAAGACGTCGATCTCACGAAGCCCGAATGCAAAGAGAACGGCATCCTGATCATTACTGAATATAATGGTAGTTTACAGGCCTTCCATGTCGCCGCGGTCGATCGTATCATCCGCACCTCCTGGTCCAAGATCAAAACGCCTCCGGCGCTCGTCCGAGAAAATAATAAAGGCGCCGTTACCGCCGTGACCATGCTCGACGACAGCCGCATGGTGTTGATCCTGGATGTTGAGAAAGTGCTGAGCGATATCTGCCCTCGCCCGGACGAGGAAGTGTATGCCGGCCTGGCTGAGCGCCCCGAATTGAAGACGAAATGCGTCCTGTTTGCCGACGACTCCTCTGTCGCCAGGACCCAGATCCGCAAAGCCCTCGAAAAGATGGGCGTCGCCTACATTCAAACGACGACCGGCAAGGAAGCCTGGGATTACCTCACGGAACTCGCCGAGGACGCGGTGAATCAGGGCCTGTCGCAAGTCGATCGGATTCAACTGATCCTCAGCGACATTGAAATGCCGGACATGGATGGATTCACCCTCACCAAGCACATTCGCTCCGATCCGAGACTGGCCCATCTTCCCGTCGTGCTGCACTCGTCTCTGACGGGCAGCTGCAATCAGGAAAAAGGCGCGCAAGTCGGCGCCACGGACTACGTCACGAAATTCGATCCGAAAGAGTTTTCCAGCAAACTGACGCGCTACATCCTCTAG
- a CDS encoding helix-turn-helix domain-containing protein, with translation MTASTVTQANTTDGEIMTVQEVARFLRVPKSTVYKLARVGELPASKIGKHWRFLRRDIHDWMHSRSQAA, from the coding sequence ATGACCGCATCAACCGTGACACAGGCAAACACAACGGATGGCGAGATCATGACGGTCCAGGAAGTGGCGCGGTTTCTCCGCGTACCCAAGTCCACCGTCTATAAGCTCGCGCGTGTCGGCGAATTGCCGGCCTCGAAGATCGGGAAGCATTGGCGCTTTCTGCGACGCGACATCCATGACTGGATGCATAGCCGTTCACAAGCCGCGTAA
- the cheY gene encoding chemotaxis response regulator CheY: MPADLNMKILVVDDMSTMRRIVKNILKQLGFSNMEEAENGQEALQKLRTEPFGFVVSDWNMPVMPGIEMLRAIRADEKLKHIPVLMVTAEAQKENLIEAIQAGVNNYVVKPFTAETMQEKINKIFK; encoded by the coding sequence ATGCCAGCAGATCTCAACATGAAGATTCTCGTCGTCGATGACATGTCGACCATGCGCCGTATTGTCAAAAACATTCTCAAGCAACTCGGCTTTTCCAATATGGAAGAAGCCGAAAACGGGCAGGAAGCCCTTCAGAAGCTGCGGACTGAGCCGTTCGGCTTTGTCGTGTCGGATTGGAACATGCCGGTCATGCCCGGCATCGAAATGCTCCGCGCCATTCGCGCCGACGAGAAGCTGAAACACATCCCCGTGCTTATGGTGACGGCCGAAGCGCAGAAAGAGAACCTCATCGAAGCCATCCAGGCTGGCGTGAACAACTATGTCGTCAAGCCGTTCACCGCGGAAACCATGCAGGAGAAGATCAACAAGATCTTCAAATAG
- a CDS encoding diguanylate cyclase gives MSTQPHDGLSCILLVGTPLFHRDMRWTQLARQGFAFTPVTKRHCTLDSDSTANVQAIVYQVGARASDTLAFLEAVATRQSDLCVILVGRNQKPDMVAQFLRQGAFDYVNWPGSLSRLTDSLNCGLRNRQTFLEVRNLSGDLAIANQSLARERDTLKQFNQRLAGLNQLTQALARSLKPEDVVQALFTGVPALTGAELIGLVRTNPEHVWTWSQDGDQEREQTLTTQLLGRLGRSPQRVTSGATTLRLVGSRPMPLMRGEDALLAHPQPETHAMHDIPLAIGPHAIGVLHLQRAGSAPFTEDEQQLLATIGTSLSLTLRNADAHQDLQDMALRDPLTGVFNRRALDEPLMRELKAGLRYGAPACLMILDLDYFKTVNDRLGHTAGDLVLRELASLMTDTVRDVDTVGRYGGEEFAIILPHTSIEQAQPLAERLRNLIETHAFDVEDGTVRLTASIGIAEVCNPAIASVEDWVNAADTALYDAKAQGRNRVVVHAPAPLAPVQAATLCVAA, from the coding sequence GTGAGCACACAACCGCATGACGGTCTTTCGTGCATTCTTCTCGTCGGAACCCCGCTTTTCCATCGGGATATGCGCTGGACTCAACTCGCGCGGCAGGGCTTTGCATTTACGCCCGTGACCAAACGACACTGCACCCTCGACTCAGACAGCACCGCGAACGTCCAGGCCATCGTGTATCAAGTGGGAGCGCGCGCATCGGACACCCTGGCTTTTCTCGAAGCCGTCGCAACTCGACAGAGTGACCTGTGCGTCATTCTCGTCGGACGCAATCAAAAACCGGACATGGTCGCGCAGTTTCTCCGCCAAGGCGCCTTCGACTATGTCAATTGGCCCGGGTCCCTCTCGCGCCTGACCGACTCATTGAACTGCGGGCTACGGAACCGCCAAACCTTCTTGGAAGTCCGCAACCTCTCCGGAGATCTGGCCATCGCCAATCAATCCCTGGCCCGGGAGCGTGACACGCTCAAACAATTCAATCAACGCCTGGCCGGACTCAATCAGCTGACGCAGGCGCTGGCAAGATCCCTGAAGCCTGAGGATGTCGTTCAGGCCCTCTTTACAGGGGTTCCCGCACTGACCGGAGCGGAACTGATCGGCTTAGTCCGAACCAATCCCGAGCATGTCTGGACATGGTCGCAAGACGGCGATCAAGAGCGGGAACAGACACTCACAACGCAACTCCTCGGACGGCTCGGCCGGTCGCCGCAGCGGGTCACATCAGGAGCGACTACACTGCGCCTCGTCGGCTCGCGCCCCATGCCGCTGATGAGAGGGGAAGACGCCCTCCTCGCGCACCCGCAGCCTGAGACGCATGCCATGCACGATATTCCCTTGGCCATCGGACCGCACGCCATCGGAGTGCTACACCTTCAACGAGCGGGATCCGCCCCCTTCACAGAAGACGAACAGCAGTTGCTGGCCACCATCGGCACGTCTCTTTCGCTCACCTTACGGAATGCCGATGCTCACCAGGATCTCCAAGACATGGCTTTGCGGGACCCGCTGACGGGCGTGTTCAATCGCCGGGCGCTTGATGAGCCCCTCATGCGTGAGTTGAAGGCTGGACTTCGCTATGGAGCACCGGCCTGCCTGATGATTCTGGACCTCGATTATTTCAAAACCGTGAACGACCGCTTGGGACACACGGCCGGGGACCTCGTCTTGCGCGAGCTGGCCTCCTTGATGACGGACACCGTGCGCGACGTCGATACGGTCGGACGATACGGGGGAGAAGAGTTTGCCATTATCCTGCCGCATACCTCGATCGAGCAGGCGCAACCTTTAGCCGAACGCCTGCGAAATCTCATTGAAACCCATGCGTTCGACGTCGAAGATGGCACCGTTCGACTGACCGCCAGCATCGGGATTGCCGAGGTGTGCAATCCGGCCATCGCCTCGGTTGAGGATTGGGTGAACGCGGCCGATACGGCACTCTACGACGCGAAAGCACAGGGCCGTAATCGGGTGGTCGTGCACGCACCGGCTCCATTAGCTCCGGTTCAAGCCGCGACGCTCTGCGTCGCCGCCTAG
- a CDS encoding chemotaxis protein CheA, whose amino-acid sequence MDDETQEILNDFLTETTEMIDGLDQKFVELEAQPENKDLLNEIFRAMHSMKGSAGFLGFTHLVDVTHRAESILNKLRQGEMAVVPEIITVILETVDTVKLIMTEIRTSGTDVKIPVETMSQKLDDILAGKFSEAAAAPKPPVAPAPAAAQPQELPQPAAPPPQLGEILVTEGLATKEQVFDALTEQSKQPDPKQPLGELLIQAKAISEKALDQALQKQEKHPKAEEDATIRVETKRLDSVMNLVGELVLGRNRLIKIGGILEQTHETDPQVRALSETLTQLNLVTTDLQLAVMKTRMLPIKKVMAKLPRMVRDLSSKLGKQVRLETHGEETELDKSVADEIGDPLVHLVRNAIDHGIEMPTERHAARKPSEGVLRIAASQEGNSIVIRIQDDGKGIALSKIKAKALQKGLISEAELATMEPREVVNLVFLPGFSTAEKVTDVSGRGVGMDVVRTNIRKMNGTVEIESEEGKGSLITIKLPLTIAIIQALMVEVERATFAIPLSSVIEAVRISKDEIKTINGREVLHLRDRVLPLLRLAKEFDIPTDRERDRFYVVVAALGDRRIGVVVDELRSQEEVVIKSIWEYLDSIKGISGATITGEGKVVLILDISELVENAQAWHASAMVA is encoded by the coding sequence ATGGACGATGAAACGCAGGAAATACTCAACGACTTTCTGACCGAAACGACGGAGATGATCGACGGACTCGATCAGAAATTCGTCGAGCTCGAAGCGCAGCCGGAGAATAAAGATCTTCTCAACGAGATCTTCCGGGCCATGCACAGCATGAAGGGGTCGGCCGGCTTTCTAGGCTTCACTCATCTCGTCGATGTCACCCATCGGGCCGAAAGTATTCTGAATAAACTCCGGCAGGGGGAGATGGCCGTCGTTCCGGAAATCATCACGGTGATTCTTGAAACGGTCGATACCGTCAAGCTCATCATGACCGAGATTCGGACGTCCGGGACCGACGTGAAGATTCCCGTCGAGACGATGTCCCAGAAACTCGACGACATTCTCGCAGGGAAGTTCAGCGAGGCGGCCGCCGCTCCGAAGCCTCCGGTCGCTCCGGCACCGGCGGCCGCCCAGCCCCAGGAACTCCCGCAACCAGCAGCGCCGCCGCCCCAGTTGGGAGAAATTCTCGTCACCGAAGGTCTGGCGACCAAAGAGCAGGTGTTCGATGCCCTGACGGAGCAATCCAAACAGCCGGATCCCAAACAGCCGCTCGGAGAATTGCTCATTCAAGCGAAAGCGATCTCCGAGAAAGCGCTCGATCAGGCGTTGCAGAAGCAAGAGAAGCATCCCAAGGCCGAAGAGGATGCCACGATCCGCGTGGAAACGAAACGGCTCGACTCCGTCATGAATCTCGTCGGTGAATTGGTCCTCGGAAGAAATCGCCTGATCAAAATCGGCGGGATACTGGAGCAGACACACGAAACGGATCCTCAGGTCCGGGCGCTCAGCGAAACACTAACCCAGCTGAATCTGGTGACGACAGACCTGCAACTTGCCGTCATGAAAACGCGCATGCTGCCGATCAAGAAAGTCATGGCCAAGCTGCCCCGCATGGTCCGGGACCTGTCGTCGAAACTCGGCAAGCAGGTGCGGCTGGAGACGCACGGAGAAGAGACCGAGCTCGATAAGTCCGTGGCCGATGAAATCGGCGATCCGCTGGTCCACCTCGTGCGGAATGCCATCGACCACGGCATCGAAATGCCTACCGAACGGCATGCCGCCAGAAAACCCAGCGAGGGTGTCTTGCGTATTGCCGCAAGTCAGGAGGGCAACAGCATCGTCATTCGCATCCAGGACGACGGAAAAGGCATCGCGCTCAGCAAGATTAAAGCCAAGGCCTTGCAGAAGGGACTCATCAGCGAGGCGGAGCTGGCAACCATGGAGCCTCGTGAAGTGGTCAACTTAGTCTTCCTGCCGGGCTTCAGCACGGCTGAAAAAGTCACGGATGTCTCCGGTCGCGGCGTCGGCATGGATGTCGTCCGAACCAATATCCGCAAGATGAACGGCACCGTCGAAATCGAGTCTGAAGAAGGCAAGGGCAGTCTCATCACGATCAAGCTGCCGCTGACCATCGCCATTATTCAGGCCCTGATGGTGGAAGTCGAACGGGCGACGTTTGCGATTCCCCTCAGCTCCGTTATCGAAGCCGTCCGGATTTCAAAGGACGAGATCAAAACCATCAACGGACGGGAAGTGTTGCATTTACGGGATCGCGTGCTGCCGCTGCTCCGGCTGGCCAAAGAGTTTGACATTCCCACCGACCGCGAGCGCGACCGTTTCTATGTCGTGGTCGCCGCCTTGGGCGACCGGCGGATCGGTGTGGTCGTAGACGAATTACGCTCACAGGAAGAAGTCGTCATCAAGTCCATTTGGGAATATCTGGATAGCATCAAGGGCATTTCCGGCGCCACGATCACCGGCGAAGGAAAGGTCGTGCTCATCCTGGATATTTCAGAGCTCGTGGAGAACGCCCAAGCCTGGCATGCCTCCGCCATGGTGGCCTAG
- a CDS encoding PilZ domain-containing protein has product MNHTQSLRESSLAVDERREWIRVDDHLLMEFRLTSESADTPQPGTPPLTDEMIAAAVGKPTADLLARTGDTLATSPFLPWIMKVDWLMEVLLRGMAHIQPDSIAIARLTEVNISGGGISFVSPRPFQPADLLTLKLILPPFTPVNTSAKVIRTSPLTGAPGYLIATQYVDLSPDHQEDIIRHIIQTQAERLRARRAGA; this is encoded by the coding sequence ATGAATCACACACAATCGCTCCGAGAATCTTCCCTCGCCGTCGATGAACGCCGGGAGTGGATTCGTGTCGATGATCACCTCCTGATGGAGTTCCGCCTCACGAGTGAATCGGCCGACACGCCCCAGCCGGGCACGCCTCCGCTGACCGATGAGATGATTGCCGCCGCCGTCGGAAAGCCGACCGCCGATCTGCTGGCACGCACGGGCGATACGCTGGCCACGTCGCCGTTCCTTCCGTGGATCATGAAAGTCGATTGGTTGATGGAGGTGCTGCTGCGTGGCATGGCGCATATTCAGCCGGACAGTATCGCCATCGCGCGACTGACCGAGGTGAATATCAGCGGGGGAGGGATCAGCTTCGTCTCACCGCGCCCGTTCCAACCAGCCGACCTGTTGACGCTGAAACTGATTCTTCCCCCCTTCACTCCCGTCAACACGAGCGCCAAGGTCATTCGCACCTCGCCGCTGACCGGGGCGCCCGGCTACCTGATCGCCACGCAATACGTCGACCTGTCTCCGGATCATCAAGAAGACATCATTCGCCACATCATCCAGACGCAAGCCGAACGGCTGCGGGCCCGCCGCGCCGGCGCTTGA
- a CDS encoding protein-glutamate O-methyltransferase CheR — protein sequence MGSPVTKAEAEQSKRGMDAETFKLLREFIYEQTGITFQENQKYLLESRLAPRLKEHKLATYADYVNYLRFDTYRDRELVSLYGLITTNETYFYRDQPQLDSFIKTVIPAVMEANKASRQIRIWSAACSSGDEPYTLALMLSDYAPLVNWNIEILATDISEPILKLAKAGVYTAHALRHVPPHLKTRHFNAQGENFAISSTIKSRVKFMNLNLYDRPRLKLVRGIDIVFCRNCLIYFDEKAKHQIATDLAGALKPNGYLIIGFSESLTKMSDVLRSQHVGRAVVYQKL from the coding sequence ATGGGCAGTCCTGTCACAAAAGCGGAAGCAGAACAGAGCAAACGCGGCATGGATGCCGAGACATTCAAGCTGTTGCGTGAGTTTATCTATGAGCAAACGGGAATCACCTTTCAGGAGAACCAGAAATATCTCCTTGAAAGCCGTCTCGCCCCGCGACTGAAAGAGCACAAGCTCGCGACCTATGCCGACTACGTCAACTATCTCCGCTTTGATACCTATCGTGACCGGGAGCTCGTCTCCCTCTATGGCCTGATCACGACGAACGAGACCTATTTCTATCGGGATCAACCACAGCTCGACTCTTTCATCAAGACCGTCATCCCGGCCGTCATGGAAGCCAACAAGGCGTCCCGCCAGATCCGGATCTGGAGCGCCGCCTGTTCATCGGGAGATGAGCCCTACACGCTGGCCCTCATGTTGTCGGACTACGCGCCCCTGGTGAACTGGAATATTGAAATCCTGGCAACCGACATCAGTGAGCCGATACTGAAGTTGGCCAAAGCCGGAGTCTATACCGCCCATGCCTTGCGTCACGTTCCCCCGCACCTCAAGACCAGACACTTCAATGCGCAAGGGGAGAATTTTGCCATTTCCTCGACGATCAAGAGTCGGGTGAAGTTCATGAATCTGAATCTCTACGACCGTCCACGCTTGAAACTGGTACGCGGCATCGACATCGTCTTCTGCCGAAACTGTCTGATCTATTTCGATGAGAAAGCAAAACATCAAATTGCGACTGATCTCGCCGGCGCGTTGAAGCCCAACGGCTATCTGATCATCGGCTTTTCGGAGTCCCTGACGAAAATGAGTGATGTACTTCGATCGCAACACGTCGGCCGAGCCGTCGTCTATCAAAAACTGTAA
- the fliS gene encoding flagellar export chaperone FliS: MVAQYAQQYQQTQILTSSRVQIVVLLYDAAIQSIELTRRAIETNNLPDKARFIGRAISIVGELDSVLDYEQGGDIAKSLHRLYDYMLSELVEANAKHVSARLDGPARCLTTLREAWREVATQQQAPLALAR; this comes from the coding sequence ATGGTCGCACAATACGCTCAGCAGTATCAGCAAACGCAGATCCTCACCTCTTCCCGGGTACAGATCGTGGTCTTACTCTATGATGCCGCCATTCAATCGATCGAATTGACCCGGCGCGCCATTGAAACCAATAACTTGCCGGACAAAGCGCGATTCATAGGCCGGGCGATCTCGATCGTGGGGGAACTCGACAGCGTGTTGGATTACGAGCAGGGGGGAGACATCGCGAAGTCGCTGCATCGTCTCTATGACTACATGTTGAGCGAACTCGTTGAAGCCAACGCCAAACATGTGAGCGCCCGGCTCGATGGGCCGGCTCGCTGCCTCACGACGTTGCGCGAAGCCTGGAGAGAGGTCGCGACCCAACAGCAGGCCCCGTTGGCGTTGGCCCGTTAA
- a CDS encoding P-loop NTPase, with translation MATIISIASGKGGVGKSVVSANLALLLAKRGQRVVLADLDVGGADSHILFGLLNPPLTLTDFLNRRVPTLIEIAQPLSVHKNLRIIPGTGDTLATANMSYSKKKRLIRNFQELDTDIIVADIGAGTSYHALDFFLMADHHVAVATPDPTSVLDLYRFIKLAAIRRVLSSFLARDAMAEALSDRDFCSVEEVLDVAGKTDEAGRGIAETSLRTFQPALILNRVAGRSRVNVLQLRKLLKEYVGGDLTLLGEIPDDPAMERAVRSYLPVTELEPAAPAAVALGHIADTLLQRIAGSPAKAA, from the coding sequence ATGGCCACGATCATCTCGATCGCGTCGGGAAAGGGCGGCGTCGGTAAGAGTGTGGTGTCGGCCAACCTCGCTCTTTTATTGGCCAAACGCGGGCAACGGGTGGTGTTGGCCGACCTCGATGTGGGGGGAGCGGATAGCCACATTCTCTTCGGTCTTTTGAATCCGCCGCTCACCCTGACGGATTTTCTCAATCGCCGTGTGCCGACGCTCATCGAGATTGCCCAACCGCTCTCCGTCCATAAGAATCTGCGCATTATTCCTGGCACCGGTGACACGTTGGCCACGGCCAATATGTCCTACTCGAAGAAAAAGCGCCTCATCCGGAACTTTCAGGAGTTGGACACCGACATCATCGTTGCAGATATCGGCGCCGGGACCAGCTACCATGCCCTGGATTTCTTCCTCATGGCCGATCACCACGTCGCCGTGGCCACGCCGGACCCTACCTCGGTCTTGGACCTCTATCGCTTCATCAAACTGGCGGCCATCCGCCGCGTGCTGTCCTCGTTTCTTGCCCGTGACGCGATGGCGGAAGCGCTGTCTGACCGGGACTTCTGCAGCGTTGAAGAAGTCTTGGATGTGGCGGGAAAGACGGATGAAGCGGGACGTGGGATCGCCGAGACCTCGCTGCGTACGTTTCAACCGGCCCTGATCCTCAATCGCGTCGCCGGCCGCTCGCGGGTGAATGTGTTGCAGCTTCGGAAGCTCTTGAAGGAGTATGTCGGCGGTGACCTGACGCTCCTGGGAGAAATTCCAGACGACCCTGCCATGGAACGGGCTGTGCGCAGTTATCTGCCGGTCACCGAGCTGGAACCGGCGGCTCCGGCCGCGGTGGCGCTTGGACACATCGCCGACACTCTTCTGCAACGTATTGCTGGTTCTCCAGCAAAAGCCGCCTAG
- a CDS encoding protein phosphatase CheZ: protein MISRANVNASAPAKTLDDDIEPENAETALYEKLGELTRFIDKTIKTISQFSAPMSATTEQLPDATTHLRDLRKLTEEGTHKVMQQVETVEDNRKRVFAQMDALAQHLTGDDAAALASIRTGLKKDDKPLIDIITALSFQDLVAQRVNKLVTIVEEVEHKLLELVVVFGPYTKGAGKDEAGKAAEMLKQLEASKKTSMNQDVADEILKQFGFN, encoded by the coding sequence ATGATTTCACGAGCCAACGTGAATGCCAGCGCTCCCGCAAAGACTCTAGACGACGACATCGAGCCCGAGAATGCCGAGACCGCACTCTATGAGAAGCTCGGAGAACTGACCCGGTTCATCGACAAGACCATCAAGACGATTTCGCAATTCAGCGCCCCGATGAGCGCCACGACCGAGCAGCTGCCTGATGCGACCACGCATTTGCGCGATTTGCGCAAGTTGACGGAAGAAGGCACGCATAAAGTCATGCAGCAGGTCGAAACCGTCGAGGACAACCGCAAGCGGGTCTTCGCCCAAATGGACGCCCTCGCCCAGCACCTGACCGGAGACGACGCGGCGGCGCTGGCCTCCATCCGCACCGGATTAAAGAAGGACGATAAGCCGCTGATCGACATCATCACCGCGCTGTCGTTTCAGGACCTGGTCGCCCAACGCGTCAACAAGTTGGTGACGATTGTGGAAGAAGTCGAGCACAAACTGCTCGAACTGGTGGTGGTCTTCGGCCCCTACACGAAGGGCGCAGGAAAAGATGAGGCCGGAAAGGCCGCGGAAATGCTCAAACAGTTGGAAGCGTCGAAAAAGACGTCCATGAACCAGGATGTCGCGGACGAGATTTTGAAGCAGTTCGGATTTAACTAG